The Salinibaculum sp. SYNS191 genome has a window encoding:
- a CDS encoding HAD family hydrolase, with amino-acid sequence MTLAAVVFDLDYTLAVPDRDRQTLLDEATDAAGVRAIDRAEYLDAHGADLASETRAPIFDALVDEGDPDTVASAYRRAVEEALVPVEGAADLLLDLRRRFRLGLLTDGPVRAQQGKLARLGWEEYFDSVVITGSLPAGKPDPRTFEAVLSELGVAPGATVFVGDHPEADIRGAKEAGMVAVQVMGDRFERAPEADAYVDRDDLTTQLQQFLCHQTRLP; translated from the coding sequence TCGATTACACGCTCGCGGTCCCCGACCGGGACCGACAGACACTCCTCGACGAGGCGACCGACGCCGCCGGCGTTCGCGCCATCGACCGCGCGGAGTACCTCGACGCACACGGAGCCGACCTCGCAAGCGAGACGCGCGCCCCGATTTTCGACGCGCTGGTCGACGAGGGCGACCCGGACACCGTCGCCAGCGCGTACCGCCGTGCCGTCGAGGAGGCGCTGGTGCCGGTCGAGGGGGCTGCCGACCTCCTGCTCGACCTCCGCCGCCGGTTCCGCCTGGGCCTGCTCACAGACGGCCCCGTGCGCGCTCAGCAGGGGAAACTCGCCCGACTTGGCTGGGAGGAGTACTTCGACAGCGTGGTCATCACGGGGTCGCTGCCGGCCGGCAAGCCCGACCCGCGCACGTTCGAGGCGGTCCTGTCCGAACTCGGTGTCGCGCCCGGAGCGACGGTGTTCGTCGGGGACCACCCGGAGGCGGACATCCGGGGCGCGAAAGAAGCCGGGATGGTCGCCGTGCAGGTGATGGGCGACCGCTTCGAGCGCGCCCCCGAGGCGGACGCCTACGTCGACCGCGACGACCTGACGACGCAACTCCAGCAGTTCCTCTGTCACCAGACGCGGCTCCCCTGA
- a CDS encoding DUF2240 family protein, whose amino-acid sequence MSLRRAVAAPFRQRGVDRLTESEFVVALSLDRDWFSPDQAQRLVDVATGEGLLDREDDDIVATFDTGGVDVPDGFVPDESVLQQRSTFERVLDALVDAGVQKQEAVAEINRLQADLGLAIEAAAVLYARRQGLDVTDLAATAREDL is encoded by the coding sequence ATGAGCCTCCGCCGCGCCGTCGCCGCTCCATTCCGCCAGCGCGGCGTCGACCGCCTCACAGAGAGCGAGTTCGTCGTCGCGCTGTCGCTGGACCGCGACTGGTTCTCGCCCGACCAGGCCCAGCGGCTCGTCGACGTCGCCACCGGCGAGGGCCTGCTCGACCGCGAGGACGACGACATCGTCGCCACCTTCGACACCGGCGGCGTCGACGTCCCCGACGGCTTCGTCCCCGACGAGTCCGTCCTCCAGCAGCGCAGCACCTTCGAGCGGGTCCTCGACGCGCTCGTCGACGCCGGCGTCCAGAAGCAGGAGGCGGTCGCAGAGATAAATCGACTCCAGGCGGACCTGGGGCTCGCAATCGAGGCTGCGGCGGTGCTGTACGCCCGCCGGCAGGGCCTCGACGTGACCGACCTCGCCGCGACTGCCCGGGAGGACCTCTGA
- a CDS encoding 30S ribosomal protein S8e — MKYQGPSPRKRTGGRRRPANKKKKHQLGSEFTETQVGDAKFKTVDARGNTEKVRTIAQDTASVAIDGEVVAADIEDVTENDSNPNYVRRNIITKGAIIETSEGRARVTSRPGQDGQINAVLVEE; from the coding sequence ATGAAGTACCAGGGACCGTCCCCTCGCAAGCGCACCGGTGGCCGCCGACGCCCGGCCAACAAGAAGAAGAAACACCAGCTGGGCTCGGAGTTCACCGAGACCCAGGTCGGTGACGCGAAGTTCAAGACCGTCGACGCCCGCGGGAACACCGAGAAGGTACGCACCATCGCACAGGACACCGCGAGCGTCGCAATCGACGGCGAAGTCGTCGCCGCCGACATCGAGGACGTCACCGAGAACGACTCCAACCCCAACTACGTCCGCCGGAACATCATCACGAAGGGCGCTATCATCGAGACGAGCGAGGGTCGCGCCCGCGTCACCTCCCGCCCCGGCCAGGACGGCCAGATTAACGCCGTCCTCGTCGAGGAGTAG
- a CDS encoding GNAT family N-acetyltransferase: MTEVRDLTPADAARLTALYRDYEWWADRSVEDVRTALAETEVAVGVETDGDLVAAARVLTDYTYYATVYDVIVAADRRGEGLGETLLDAVVDHPDLQSVVGLSLLCRQGLVPFYESVGFELMEPRLDVPEGGTEELVRMTLELAE; this comes from the coding sequence ATGACCGAGGTCCGTGACCTGACACCGGCGGACGCGGCGCGACTGACGGCGCTCTACCGCGACTACGAGTGGTGGGCCGACCGCTCTGTCGAGGACGTCCGCACCGCGCTCGCGGAGACAGAGGTGGCCGTCGGCGTCGAGACGGACGGTGACCTCGTCGCCGCGGCGCGGGTGCTGACCGACTACACGTACTACGCGACGGTCTACGACGTCATCGTCGCCGCCGACCGCCGCGGGGAAGGACTCGGCGAGACGCTGCTGGACGCGGTGGTCGACCACCCGGACCTCCAGTCGGTCGTCGGCCTCTCGCTGCTGTGTCGCCAGGGGCTGGTCCCGTTCTACGAGTCCGTCGGGTTCGAGTTGATGGAGCCGCGACTCGACGTACCGGAAGGCGGGACCGAGGAACTGGTGCGGATGACGCTCGAACTGGCGGAGTGA
- a CDS encoding metallophosphoesterase family protein, whose protein sequence is MTRRGQARAESPGTFSDQVASEHRRIDADAWADIYVVGDVHGCRRTFERLLDRLDVGPDDLVVCVGDVVRKGPDSKGALALVRERENVLTVRGNNEQGLLDGSKSDPALDAEDLSYIETLPLAISWEDVLVVHGGIDHREPLSEHAPEDVLNTRSLTGGGYERPYWFERRSERPQVFFGHTVLAEAFETPYAVGLDTGCVYGGELTAYDWRAGEFVTVEPPETYRSRSDDSIVSPRPAEPVTE, encoded by the coding sequence ATGACACGACGCGGACAGGCACGTGCAGAGTCGCCAGGGACGTTCTCGGACCAGGTCGCCAGCGAGCACCGCCGCATCGACGCCGACGCGTGGGCGGACATCTACGTCGTCGGCGACGTCCACGGCTGTCGCCGGACCTTCGAGCGACTGCTCGACAGACTCGACGTCGGGCCGGACGACCTCGTGGTCTGCGTCGGCGACGTGGTCCGGAAGGGACCCGACAGCAAGGGCGCGCTGGCGCTCGTCCGCGAGCGCGAGAACGTCCTGACCGTCCGGGGCAACAACGAGCAGGGCCTCCTCGACGGGTCGAAGTCCGACCCCGCGCTCGACGCCGAGGACCTGTCGTACATCGAGACGCTCCCGCTCGCGATTTCGTGGGAGGACGTCCTCGTCGTCCACGGCGGCATCGACCACCGGGAACCCCTCTCCGAGCACGCCCCCGAGGACGTCCTGAACACGCGCTCGCTGACCGGGGGCGGCTACGAACGGCCGTACTGGTTCGAGCGCCGGAGCGAGCGCCCGCAGGTCTTCTTCGGGCACACGGTCCTCGCAGAGGCCTTCGAGACGCCCTACGCCGTCGGACTCGACACCGGGTGCGTCTACGGCGGCGAACTGACCGCCTACGACTGGCGCGCCGGGGAGTTCGTCACGGTCGAACCACCGGAGACCTACCGGTCGCGCAGCGACGACAGCATCGTCTCGCCGCGGCCCGCCGAACCCGTCACGGAGTAA
- the ppk1 gene encoding polyphosphate kinase 1, whose protein sequence is MDGRDDLSDPSLYLNRELSELAFQQRVLHEALDDRTPLLERVRFLAIFTRNMDEFFMKRVGGLKQQIEAGVTERTVDGRTPREQWEAVLEKAAPMLEQQAACYHETVRPALAEAGVEILDYENLTASERANMRTYFEESVLPTLTPLSFDPAHPFPFISNRSLSLAVLTRHHAEEEATFTRVKIPPNRPRLVPLGDDDQRYVLIEDVVRANLDLLFPSVEVVDAALFRLTRNAEVRRNQEVAEDLIDMIEEVLEQRRFGTVVRMELEADAPEQVRETLVAQLDLAEREVFDLRAPLDFRDFEQLTDLDRPELKPDPWTPVQHPRLARGQRYDAASLAGESDDDSVFEEIDRGDILLHHPYHSFTDTVQRFLDEAASDPDVLAIKAAIYRTASDSQVIQALIDAAENGKQVAVMVELKARFDEQNNLEWVRTLEEHGIHVAYGTVGLKTHTKTALVVREEGDSVRTYSHVGTGNYHSETAKGYVDLGLLTSDPDIGRDLLKVFNFFTGPALDEEFRKLLIAPVTMREQFTHFIRREAAHARAGRSARIVAKVNGLEDPDIVRELYKASQAGVDIDLFVRDICRLRPGLAGISETVDVYSVVGRFLEHSRIYYFENAGDPEYYIGSADWMTRNLDSRVEAVTPVEDPAIREQLRHVLDVMQADNRRVWEMESDGSYTQRRPDDDESLVDTQAALMREAQAASERDDVTRGMPCLTDVPDNGLLVEPATDEAAVPDDGAADGEHPAVDGGTDDAETATAALPQVLRAHREKWYEPDSATYSYAVRTPDGDRVYRKTARGAAKAIERYYEESGKAGTDPADREE, encoded by the coding sequence ATGGACGGACGCGACGACCTGTCGGACCCCTCGCTGTACCTGAACCGGGAGCTGAGCGAACTCGCCTTCCAGCAGCGGGTGCTCCACGAGGCGCTGGACGACCGGACGCCGCTTCTGGAGCGGGTGCGATTTCTCGCCATCTTCACACGGAACATGGACGAGTTCTTCATGAAGCGTGTCGGTGGGCTGAAACAGCAGATAGAGGCGGGCGTCACCGAGCGCACCGTCGACGGCCGCACGCCCCGCGAGCAGTGGGAGGCGGTACTGGAGAAGGCCGCACCGATGCTCGAACAGCAGGCCGCGTGCTACCACGAGACCGTCCGGCCGGCGCTCGCGGAGGCGGGCGTCGAGATACTGGACTACGAGAACCTGACCGCGAGCGAGCGCGCGAACATGCGGACGTACTTCGAGGAGTCCGTCCTGCCGACCCTGACGCCGCTTTCTTTCGACCCGGCGCACCCGTTCCCGTTCATCTCGAACCGGAGCCTCTCGCTGGCGGTGCTGACGCGGCACCACGCCGAGGAGGAGGCGACGTTCACCCGGGTGAAGATTCCGCCGAACCGGCCGCGGCTGGTGCCCCTCGGTGACGACGACCAGCGGTACGTCCTCATCGAGGACGTCGTGCGCGCGAACCTCGACCTGCTCTTTCCGAGCGTCGAGGTGGTCGACGCCGCCCTGTTCCGGTTGACGCGCAACGCCGAGGTCCGGCGCAACCAGGAGGTCGCGGAGGACCTCATCGACATGATAGAGGAGGTGCTCGAACAGCGCCGCTTCGGGACGGTGGTGCGGATGGAACTCGAAGCGGACGCTCCCGAGCAGGTCCGCGAGACGCTGGTCGCGCAACTGGACCTGGCCGAGCGGGAGGTGTTCGACCTGCGCGCGCCGCTGGATTTCCGGGACTTCGAGCAACTGACCGACCTCGACAGGCCGGAACTGAAACCGGACCCGTGGACGCCGGTCCAGCACCCCCGTCTGGCCCGTGGCCAGCGCTACGACGCCGCCAGCCTCGCGGGCGAGAGCGACGACGACAGCGTCTTCGAGGAAATAGACCGCGGCGACATCCTCCTGCACCACCCCTACCACTCCTTTACGGACACCGTCCAGCGCTTTCTCGACGAAGCGGCCTCGGACCCGGACGTGCTCGCCATCAAGGCGGCCATCTACCGCACTGCCAGCGACTCGCAGGTCATCCAGGCGCTCATCGACGCGGCGGAGAACGGCAAGCAGGTGGCGGTGATGGTCGAACTCAAGGCCCGCTTCGACGAGCAGAACAACCTGGAGTGGGTCCGCACTCTGGAGGAACACGGCATCCACGTCGCCTACGGCACGGTCGGACTGAAAACGCACACCAAGACGGCGCTGGTCGTCCGCGAGGAGGGCGACAGCGTGCGGACCTACTCCCACGTCGGCACCGGGAACTACCACTCCGAGACGGCGAAGGGCTACGTCGACCTCGGCCTGCTGACCAGCGACCCGGACATCGGCCGGGACCTGCTGAAGGTGTTCAATTTCTTCACCGGGCCGGCGCTGGACGAGGAGTTCCGGAAGTTGCTCATCGCGCCGGTGACGATGCGCGAGCAGTTCACCCACTTCATCCGCCGGGAGGCCGCTCACGCCCGCGCGGGCCGGTCCGCGCGCATCGTGGCGAAAGTGAACGGACTGGAGGACCCCGACATCGTCCGCGAACTCTACAAAGCCTCGCAGGCGGGCGTGGACATCGACCTGTTCGTGCGCGACATCTGTCGCCTGCGGCCCGGCCTGGCGGGCATCAGCGAGACCGTCGACGTCTACAGCGTCGTCGGCCGCTTCCTCGAACACTCCCGCATCTACTACTTCGAGAACGCGGGCGACCCCGAGTACTACATCGGCTCCGCGGACTGGATGACCCGGAACCTCGACAGTCGCGTCGAGGCCGTCACCCCCGTCGAGGACCCCGCCATCCGGGAGCAACTCCGGCACGTCCTCGACGTGATGCAGGCGGACAACCGCCGCGTCTGGGAGATGGAGAGCGACGGGAGTTACACGCAGCGCCGGCCCGACGACGACGAGTCCCTCGTCGACACGCAGGCCGCGCTGATGCGTGAGGCGCAGGCTGCCAGCGAACGCGACGACGTGACTCGCGGAATGCCGTGTCTCACGGACGTCCCGGATAACGGCCTGCTCGTCGAACCGGCGACCGACGAGGCAGCGGTCCCGGACGACGGCGCGGCGGACGGCGAGCACCCGGCGGTCGACGGCGGGACCGACGACGCAGAGACGGCCACGGCGGCGCTGCCGCAGGTCCTGCGGGCGCACCGCGAGAAGTGGTACGAGCCCGACAGCGCGACGTACAGCTACGCCGTGCGGACGCCGGACGGTGACCGGGTCTACCGGAAGACGGCACGCGGTGCGGCGAAGGCTATCGAACGGTACTACGAGGAGTCGGGCAAAGCGGGGACGGACCCGGCCGACCGCGAGGAGTAG
- a CDS encoding PhoU domain-containing protein, translating to METRKVQVTGGSTYTVSLPKGWATDNDVSAGSIVEFHSEEDLLLLSPKREQERVEGSLDITGLDTEHELTRAVMTMYVSGFDVIRLETSRITATQRRVIREATQGLVGLEVIEETSDRVVLQDLLDSSELSVHNAITRMRLVSLTMLEDAIEALITDDDELAHDVKERDDDVDRLWYMVSRVFRTVLRNPTAANEIGFPRDTVFDFQSSARQLERIGDHATKIADLALEVDELPDSAADPLRELLTEATQVPETAMDALLTDDPDEATDLANDARARIQDVESLVRDVDKEVREFDPQYAQVLGLVVDSLSRTADYGGNIAESALQKAAPRP from the coding sequence ATGGAGACGCGCAAGGTCCAGGTGACCGGCGGTTCGACGTACACCGTCTCGCTCCCGAAGGGGTGGGCGACGGACAACGACGTCAGTGCAGGGAGCATCGTCGAGTTCCACTCGGAAGAAGACCTCCTCCTGCTCTCGCCCAAGCGCGAACAGGAGCGCGTCGAGGGCAGTCTCGACATCACGGGGCTGGACACCGAACACGAACTGACGCGCGCGGTGATGACCATGTACGTCAGCGGGTTCGACGTCATCCGGCTGGAGACCAGCCGCATCACGGCGACGCAGCGACGGGTCATCCGCGAGGCCACGCAGGGTCTCGTCGGACTGGAGGTCATCGAGGAGACGTCCGACCGCGTGGTGTTGCAGGACCTGCTCGACTCCTCGGAGCTTTCGGTCCACAACGCCATCACGCGCATGCGCCTGGTGAGCCTCACGATGCTCGAAGACGCCATCGAGGCGCTCATCACCGACGACGACGAACTCGCCCACGACGTCAAGGAGCGCGACGACGACGTCGACCGCCTCTGGTACATGGTGTCGCGGGTGTTCCGCACCGTCCTCCGGAACCCGACCGCCGCGAACGAAATCGGCTTCCCGCGGGACACGGTCTTCGACTTCCAGTCCAGCGCCCGCCAGCTGGAGCGCATCGGCGACCACGCGACCAAAATCGCCGACCTCGCCCTGGAGGTCGACGAACTCCCCGACAGCGCCGCCGACCCGCTCCGCGAACTCCTCACGGAGGCCACCCAGGTCCCCGAGACCGCGATGGACGCACTGCTCACCGACGACCCCGACGAGGCGACCGACCTCGCCAACGACGCCCGCGCCCGCATCCAGGACGTCGAATCCCTCGTGCGCGACGTCGACAAGGAGGTCCGCGAGTTCGACCCGCAGTACGCGCAGGTACTCGGCCTCGTCGTCGACTCGCTGTCACGGACCGCCGACTACGGCGGCAACATCGCCGAGAGCGCCCTCCAGAAAGCCGCGCCCCGTCCCTGA
- a CDS encoding PstS family phosphate ABC transporter substrate-binding protein, with protein MSQEYARSVSRRAFLTSAGAAGALALAGCTQETGDGGDGGDGGGGSSGGDGLSGQVIVKGSSTVFPISDAFAEAFMENNDVNVTVDSTGTGGGFANHFCPGESDINGASRPIKDSETEQCGSNDVEPVEFQIAGDAVTMAVNNDADWVDCVTPDEMSQIWREDGATKWSDVRSEWPDEEFTLFGPASTSGTFDWFNENIIGEDYRHTTRHQPTEEDEQIVQGIRDNPHAMGYFGFAYYKSNSDLVTALEVDGGQGCTAPSLPNAKDGSYPMARPLYLYVSESALQRDAVYEFVKFYLERAETDNVQDIGYVPSSTEQRDENLSKLEEVAGK; from the coding sequence ATGTCACAGGAGTACGCGCGGAGTGTATCGAGACGGGCGTTCCTGACGAGCGCAGGTGCGGCGGGTGCGCTGGCTCTGGCTGGCTGTACCCAGGAGACAGGCGACGGTGGCGACGGGGGCGACGGCGGCGGTGGCTCCTCCGGCGGCGACGGCCTCTCCGGCCAGGTCATCGTCAAGGGATCCAGCACGGTGTTCCCCATCTCCGACGCCTTCGCCGAGGCGTTCATGGAGAACAACGACGTGAACGTCACCGTCGACTCGACGGGGACCGGTGGCGGCTTCGCGAACCACTTCTGTCCGGGCGAGTCGGACATCAACGGCGCGTCCCGCCCCATCAAGGACAGCGAGACGGAGCAGTGCGGCTCCAACGACGTCGAACCGGTCGAGTTCCAGATCGCCGGTGACGCGGTGACGATGGCTGTCAACAACGACGCCGACTGGGTCGACTGCGTCACGCCCGACGAGATGTCCCAGATATGGCGCGAGGACGGCGCGACGAAGTGGTCCGACGTGCGCTCCGAGTGGCCCGACGAGGAGTTCACCCTCTTTGGCCCCGCCAGCACCTCGGGGACCTTCGACTGGTTCAACGAGAACATCATCGGCGAGGACTACCGCCACACGACGCGACACCAGCCCACCGAGGAGGACGAGCAGATCGTCCAGGGTATCCGCGACAACCCACACGCGATGGGCTACTTCGGCTTCGCCTACTACAAGTCCAACTCCGACCTCGTGACGGCGCTGGAAGTCGACGGCGGCCAGGGCTGTACGGCTCCCAGCCTCCCCAACGCGAAGGACGGCTCCTACCCGATGGCCCGACCGCTGTACCTCTACGTCTCCGAGTCCGCACTCCAGCGCGACGCGGTCTACGAGTTCGTCAAGTTCTACCTCGAACGCGCCGAGACGGACAACGTCCAGGACATCGGCTACGTTCCCTCCAGCACCGAACAGCGCGACGAGAACCTCAGCAAACTCGAAGAAGTGGCCGGTAAATAG
- the pstC gene encoding phosphate ABC transporter permease subunit PstC encodes MSTETDRDITSRPAGRAARERIYRYVLFLCASLSIFVTLSIVVLLARDALDFFGIVNPIDFFTGTEFLLDRGLYGVLPLVSGTILVTVIAAFIALPVGVAAAVYLSEYASDGARSVLKPALEVLAGIPTVVYGIFALVYVTPFLQGVGVPLNTFNTLSASIMVGIMIIPMVSSLSEDAMSAVPDSLRQAAYGMGATKFEVSTGVVIPAAVSGIFSSFILALSRAIGETMIVVVAMGSRSRLIDFSDPLSNLLQGNQPMTAAMVQINGADVVSEAGFKSMFAIGLTLFAITFLMNLASNRIAARYREEYE; translated from the coding sequence ATGAGTACAGAGACGGACCGTGACATAACGTCCCGTCCCGCCGGCCGGGCCGCGCGGGAGCGGATATATAGATACGTCCTCTTTCTGTGCGCCAGTCTCTCTATCTTCGTGACGCTCAGCATCGTCGTGTTGCTCGCGCGTGACGCGCTCGACTTCTTCGGGATTGTCAACCCCATCGACTTCTTCACCGGGACCGAGTTCCTGCTCGACAGGGGGCTGTACGGCGTGTTGCCGCTGGTCAGCGGGACGATTCTCGTGACGGTCATCGCCGCGTTCATCGCCCTGCCCGTCGGCGTGGCCGCCGCGGTCTACCTCAGCGAGTACGCCAGCGACGGCGCCCGCTCGGTTCTCAAGCCCGCCCTGGAGGTGCTCGCCGGCATCCCGACCGTCGTCTACGGTATCTTCGCGCTCGTGTACGTGACCCCGTTCCTGCAGGGGGTCGGAGTGCCACTGAACACCTTCAACACGCTCAGCGCCTCGATCATGGTCGGCATCATGATCATCCCGATGGTCTCCAGCCTCAGCGAGGACGCCATGAGCGCCGTCCCCGACTCGCTGCGCCAGGCCGCCTACGGCATGGGCGCGACGAAGTTCGAGGTGTCGACCGGCGTCGTCATCCCCGCCGCCGTCTCCGGCATCTTCTCGTCGTTCATCCTGGCGCTGTCACGTGCCATCGGCGAGACGATGATCGTCGTCGTCGCCATGGGGAGTCGCTCGCGGCTCATCGACTTCTCCGACCCGCTGTCGAACCTCTTGCAGGGCAACCAGCCGATGACAGCCGCGATGGTCCAGATCAACGGCGCGGACGTCGTCAGCGAGGCCGGCTTCAAGAGCATGTTCGCCATCGGCCTCACACTCTTTGCAATCACGTTCCTCATGAACCTCGCGAGCAACCGCATCGCCGCCCGGTACAGGGAGGAGTACGAATGA
- the pstA gene encoding phosphate ABC transporter permease PstA, with amino-acid sequence MAAPEQDVGFGTGESGISRIRGKAFEAVCLAATSFALMTVLVLLLFVAADAFRPLSADPGWHLVYFLTLVVPVVGLAAYYYRLDDPAGEVAYSTTGIPIVGTLVAGALLVVIVELISVIELFALAVSTAVGVGAIVAHGRLRPRAALERLGVIILAPTVAVFGLPPAEFNTVVNWATTQLGMGPVLQIRITSLRELIMMVPVLPADWLLLVLTLTVPVAGLFALFIGRRRGNRRDGLLLLGGTVVLAAAGFVLGPIVGTGVEGWVILTSLTVPPLAFYVEGVVRRDEGTQGLVFPVVLVVGVLLGAFLVRQLGFAPPDPWLDLGFLLNATSRTPADAGIYPALVGSVMMMVVIIVATFPVGVGAAIYLEEYAPSSGPVGRIVTLIEINIGNLAGVPSVVYGLLALALFIRFINMPTGSVIVGALAVGLLILPIVIISAQEAIRAVPDSHRQASYGMGATRWQTVRNVVLPQAMPGILTGTILALGRAIGETAPLLMVGLAASVRLAPNGFFDLGAAMPRQIFSWSTQLDPAFRHGVLAAGVVTLLAVLLLMNGTAIVIRNKYQRES; translated from the coding sequence ATGGCCGCGCCCGAACAGGACGTCGGCTTCGGCACCGGCGAGAGCGGCATCAGCCGCATCCGCGGCAAGGCCTTCGAGGCCGTCTGTCTCGCCGCGACGTCGTTCGCGCTGATGACCGTCCTCGTCCTGCTGCTGTTCGTGGCCGCCGACGCGTTCCGCCCGCTGTCGGCCGACCCCGGCTGGCACCTCGTCTACTTCCTGACGCTGGTCGTCCCCGTCGTCGGGCTTGCGGCGTACTACTACCGGCTCGACGACCCCGCCGGCGAGGTGGCCTACTCGACGACCGGCATCCCCATCGTCGGAACGCTCGTCGCCGGTGCCCTGCTCGTGGTCATCGTCGAACTTATCTCGGTCATCGAACTGTTCGCGCTGGCCGTGTCGACGGCAGTGGGCGTCGGAGCCATCGTCGCTCACGGCCGACTGCGCCCCCGGGCCGCGCTCGAACGCCTCGGCGTCATCATCCTCGCCCCGACCGTCGCCGTCTTCGGGCTCCCGCCGGCGGAGTTCAACACCGTCGTGAACTGGGCGACGACGCAACTCGGCATGGGGCCGGTGCTTCAGATTCGCATCACGAGCCTCCGGGAACTCATCATGATGGTGCCGGTCCTGCCCGCCGACTGGCTGCTGTTGGTGCTGACGCTGACGGTCCCCGTCGCCGGGCTGTTCGCCCTTTTCATTGGCCGACGGCGGGGCAATCGCCGCGACGGACTCCTCCTGCTCGGCGGGACCGTCGTCCTCGCCGCGGCCGGGTTCGTCCTCGGCCCGATAGTCGGCACCGGCGTGGAAGGGTGGGTCATCCTGACCTCCCTCACCGTCCCGCCGCTGGCATTCTACGTCGAGGGCGTCGTTCGCCGCGACGAAGGGACGCAGGGGCTGGTCTTCCCCGTCGTCCTCGTCGTCGGCGTCCTGCTGGGTGCGTTCCTGGTCCGGCAACTCGGCTTCGCGCCACCGGACCCGTGGCTCGATCTCGGCTTCCTGCTGAACGCCACGTCGCGGACGCCGGCGGACGCGGGCATCTATCCGGCGCTCGTGGGGTCGGTGATGATGATGGTGGTCATCATCGTCGCCACCTTCCCGGTCGGCGTCGGCGCGGCCATCTACCTGGAGGAGTACGCCCCGTCGTCGGGGCCGGTCGGGCGGATCGTCACGCTCATCGAGATCAACATCGGGAACCTCGCCGGCGTCCCCTCCGTCGTCTACGGCCTGCTCGCGCTGGCGCTTTTCATCCGCTTCATCAACATGCCGACTGGCTCGGTCATCGTCGGCGCGCTGGCGGTCGGTCTGCTCATCCTGCCAATCGTCATCATCTCCGCCCAGGAGGCCATCCGCGCGGTGCCCGACTCCCACCGGCAGGCCTCCTACGGCATGGGCGCGACGCGGTGGCAGACGGTCCGGAACGTCGTCCTCCCGCAGGCGATGCCGGGCATCCTCACCGGGACAATCCTGGCGCTGGGCCGGGCCATCGGCGAGACGGCACCGCTGCTGATGGTCGGCCTGGCCGCGTCGGTGCGCCTCGCGCCGAACGGCTTCTTCGACCTGGGGGCGGCGATGCCCCGCCAGATTTTCTCCTGGTCGACGCAACTGGACCCGGCCTTCCGTCACGGCGTGCTGGCGGCCGGCGTCGTCACGCTGCTTGCGGTCCTGTTGCTGATGAACGGGACGGCCATCGTCATCCGGAACAAGTACCAGCGGGAGTCCTGA
- the pstB gene encoding phosphate ABC transporter ATP-binding protein PstB encodes MTDNDTPRTDGGTDPQTAETASTPDPSGEPLVDSSIDVEGRSESASTATARSVIEARHLDVFYDDVQALDDVSMEIPAKQVTAMIGPSGCGKSTFLRCINRMNDLIDTARVEGELYFEGKNVYDEDVDPVALRRQIGMVFQHPNPFPKSIYDNVAYGLRIQDDDDNLDEKVETALKRAALWDEVSDQLDKSALDLSGGQQQRLCIARAIAVDPDVILMDEPASALDPIATSKIEDLIEELAEDYTVVIVTHNMQQAARISDKTAVFLTGGELVEFGDTESIFENPESQRVEDYITGKFG; translated from the coding sequence ATGACAGACAACGACACACCACGGACGGACGGCGGCACCGACCCACAGACAGCCGAGACGGCATCCACCCCCGACCCGTCGGGCGAGCCGCTGGTCGACTCCAGCATCGACGTCGAGGGCCGGTCGGAGTCGGCGTCGACGGCCACCGCCCGGTCGGTCATCGAGGCGCGCCACCTCGACGTGTTCTACGACGACGTGCAGGCGCTCGACGACGTCTCGATGGAGATTCCCGCCAAGCAGGTCACCGCGATGATCGGCCCCTCCGGCTGTGGCAAGTCGACGTTCCTGCGGTGTATCAACCGCATGAACGACCTCATCGACACCGCCCGCGTCGAGGGCGAACTCTACTTCGAGGGCAAGAACGTCTACGACGAGGACGTCGACCCCGTGGCGCTGCGCCGGCAGATCGGCATGGTGTTCCAGCACCCCAACCCCTTCCCCAAGAGCATCTACGACAACGTCGCCTACGGCCTGCGCATCCAGGACGACGACGACAACTTAGACGAGAAAGTCGAGACGGCACTGAAGCGAGCCGCCCTGTGGGACGAGGTGTCCGACCAGCTCGACAAGAGCGCGCTGGACCTCTCCGGGGGGCAACAGCAGCGTCTCTGCATCGCCCGCGCCATCGCCGTCGACCCCGACGTCATCCTCATGGACGAACCCGCCTCGGCGCTGGATCCCATCGCCACCTCCAAAATCGAGGACCTCATCGAGGAACTCGCCGAGGACTACACGGTGGTCATCGTCACCCACAACATGCAACAGGCCGCGCGTATCTCCGACAAGACCGCCGTCTTCCTGACCGGCGGCGAACTCGTCGAGTTCGGCGACACGGAGTCCATCTTCGAGAACCCGGAGAGCCAGCGCGTCGAGGACTACATCACCGGCAAGTTCGGATAG